The Deltaproteobacteria bacterium genome contains the following window.
AGCATAAGCTACAGGAACCAAATCAGGAGATTCACAGGGAAGAACGAAGAATATGATTGAGGATTGTATCTTTTGCAGGATTGTTGCCGGTCAGATACCCTCCGTGAAGTTGTTTGAGGATGACCGGACTTTGGCCTTTATGGACATCAACCCCAGCTCGGACGGACACTGTTTGATCATCCCGAAAAACCATTCTGCCACTTTTTTTGATATCCCGGAGGGCGACCTGGCGGCGGTCATGCATACCGCCAGGAAAGTGGCACTGGCGATTAAAAAATCCCTGACACCGGACGGTATGAGGGTTTATCAGCTCAATGGCCGGACAGCCGGGCAGATCGTCGATCACT
Protein-coding sequences here:
- a CDS encoding HIT family protein: MIEDCIFCRIVAGQIPSVKLFEDDRTLAFMDINPSSDGHCLIIPKNHSATFFDIPEGDLAAVMHTARKVALAIKKSLTPDGMRVYQLNGRTAGQIVDHFHVHLVPIRENVPLVRHGLRAGDMEKIKALGARIADELV